In Zonotrichia leucophrys gambelii isolate GWCS_2022_RI unplaced genomic scaffold, RI_Zleu_2.0 Scaffold_34_1600103, whole genome shotgun sequence, the genomic stretch GATTCCCTGAGACCCCCGGGAGCCACCTCAGAGCCCCCCCAGGACACGGCTCCAGATTAAACACCCGGGTTTGGTGTGAAATGGGAGTTTTAAAAGTGATtgatgtaaaataaattttatatgaAAGGGTTTGGTATAAAAGAGATTTGATATAAAATGAATTTGGGATGAAGGGTTTGATAGAAAAGGGTTTGATATAAAAGGGTTTGATAGAAAAGGGTTTGATAGAAAAGGGTTTGATTTAAAGGGGTTTAATACAAATTTGGTATAACAGGGTTCGGCGTGCAGTTTGGGATAAAAGGGAttgatataaaataaattttatataaaaggGTTTGAAGTAAAAGGGATTTTATAGAAAAGAATTCTATATAAAAGGGCTTGGGATAAAAGGAGTTTGacataaaattatttgataGAAATTGGATATAAAAGGGTTTGGTCTGAAAGGTTTGGTATAAAAAGTTTTTGGTGTGAAAATTATAtagaataattttatataaaaggGATTTgatagaaaagactgatataaaagggatttgggataaaGGGTTTGGGATAAAAGGCATTTTATAGAAAAGGATTTGATACAAATTTGGTATAACGGGGTTCGGTGTGAAATGGAGTTTGGGATAAAAGTGATtgatataaaatacattttatatagaAGGGTTTGGtataaaaagggaatttgggataaaggGTTTGATATAAAAGGATTCGACACAAATTTGGTATAAAAGGCATTTTATATTTAGGATTTGGTATAAAGggatttaatataaaataaattccatAGAAAAAGAATTTTGATATACAATAAATTCGGTATAAAAGGGATTtgatataaaataaattgaatataAAAGGGATTTACTATGAAAGGTTCTGATAGAAATAAATTTGgtataaaataaattcagtacGAAAGGAACTTGATAAAAAAGTAAACTGGTATAAAATAAATTTGGTTTAAAAGGGGTTCAGTATAAAATGAATTTGATATAAATTGGATGTAAAAGGGATTTGGTTTTCTctaaaagggatttgggataaaagggaatttctctaaaagggatttgggataaaaTCGTTGATTCGGTACCGAACTCGAGCCCAACCCCGACCCCAAACCCCCGGATCCGACCCCAAACCCGCCCCCAAATCctctggggtgggggaggggccgcgcGGTGGGGGTggggccgcccctccccccctccccctctccGATTTCCCacgctgggggggggggggcttggggggggtTCGGAGCTGTCGCGACAGATCGCGATCCCTGCAgcgccccggggggggggggcggcggctttggggacccccgggggggttttattttggggaggggtcccgggttttttttttattttttgagggggtttattttggaggtttttttattttggggaggggtcccggggggtccaTGGGGAGCGTGTGGAAGCGGCTGCAGCGCGCGGGGAAACGCGCGGCCAAAGTTCGCTTCGAGGCCacgctggaggagctgctggtggagggGGGGGGCAGCTGGTGAGTgaccccccccccacacccccaccccggacacccccaaatcccccccgggacccccgacccaccgggacccccccaaaGTCCGTGGGAGTTTCCAAATCTTCTGCGATTCAACCCAAATTCGTgagaacccccccaaaaaaaaacaaccccgggacccccccaaatcgCCCCCGGACcccaccgggacccccccaaaatccgtgggaattcccaaatctTCTGAGATTCCCCCCAAATTTGTGAGACgccccccccgggacccccccccccaaaatctccgGGAATTCCCAAATCTTCCAggattccccccaaattccgtGGGTTCTGCCCCCACAAAGAAAAACCCCGGAGACCCCCACGGGACCCCCCCCACGGACACCCCCAAATTCTCGTGGATGCCCCCGACCCGCTGGgatcccccccccaaaatccgtgggaatttccaaattttctggGCTTCACCTCGAATTTGTGGGACCGCAATCCCTCGGGACCACCCCAAAAATTTCTGGGAATTCCGAAATTTTCTGGGATTCCCCCCCAAATTTATGggaccccacccccccccccaaaaaacccttgGGACCcacccgggacccccccccccaaattaatggaatttccccccaaaactcccccgggaccccccccaatCCTCTGAGACCCCCCCCAAGTGTGggggagggaccccaaaccccccccaggaacccccaaaatctctgagacccccccccaaaaaaaccacaggacccctcccagaaaaaaacctccgAGAACCCTcggacccccccaaaaccccccagggacccctcaAATCAAcgaccccccccaaaaaaatccctggggacccccccaggaccccccaaaattccccctccGGGTTAATTTTGAGTATAAAATGTCCATAAATGGGGTCGGGTTAAAAATAACGccaagggggggggggagggagaaCCCCCCCTGCCCATCCCCCCCCAGGGGTGTCCGGTTTCCCCCCCCGGCCCCAAATTTAGCCGTGACCCCCCTCggtgggtgggggaggggagggggcgcggtttgggggtcccgagggggggggggggcatcaattttgggggggggcgtCAATTTGGGGGTGTTGGagtggggggagggggagattttgggggtcttggggagggtggggggcggtttgggggggtcctgacGCCCCCTGccccccctcaggacccccgACAGACTGACCGTGGTGTGGAGCCGGCGGCAGCGCAGGGTCTGCTCcaaggtggggaggggtcctgggggcattttggggggtcccggggggggtTTATGGGGGTCTcggtgggttttgggggtccttgGGGGGGAGGTCCCTGGGGGATTTGTGGAGGTCCTGGTGGGTTTGGAGGGTCCGTGGGGGTGTTTGAGGGGGtcctggtggggtttggggggggtcccagggggttttgaggggtctcagtggggtctggggggtcctggaggggggtcctgggggggtctcggtggggtttgggggggtcctgggggggtttaggggggtcctggggggatttgggggtctctgatggggggtgcagccccacaggtgagAGCTGGGGAGGTTCTGGGGGGGtctttgggggtctctggggagCCCGGGGGGGGTGGGGAtgactggggggggggggtcatgggtggttttgggggggtttttagggggcATCACGGAtggtttgggggtcctgagggggtcAGGGTTGGTTTGGGGGTCTCGGATGGTTCCGGGAGGGgtcagggatggtttggggggATCAGGGTTGATTTGGGGGGGTTCcggagggttttggggggtccctgaaCGGGGGGTGCAGCCCCGCAGGTGGCAGCCGAGGGgtcagggatggtttgggggtcccgggggggtcccggggggctcagggttggtttgggggtcccggggggttttgggggtccctgacgGGGGGTGCAGCCCCGCAGGTGGCAGCCGGGCATCCAGGACCCGCGGCGGGGCATGGTGGTCTGGGTGGTGCCCGAGACCCTCGAGGTGGTCGTGACCCTGTACCGGGTACGTGCGacccccccggaccccccccccgtgtccccaaaccccccccgatgtgtccccaaccccccccagtgacccccccgtgcccccccaggacccccaggccGCCGCCTTCGATGACAAAACCTGGAACTTCCTCGTGGTCAATGTGAGAGGGgcggggacccccaaaaatggggagggggcccaaaaatggggaggggaccccaaaaatggagggGACTCCAAAAACGGGGGGAGGGCACAACAGGAACAATGGGGGGGAAACCGGGGGGtccttgggggtccctgggggtcccctGGGTGACATTGGGGTCCCTTGGGGTGGGGGATATTGGggtcccctggctgtccccagctgtccccgtGCCCCAGCCCGTGGTGTCCCCgagctgtccccaatgtcccctgggtgtccctggttgtccccagctgtccccatgccctAACCTGCgatgtccccagctgtccccagctgtcccatctgtccccggtgtccctcaactgtccccaatatccccaggtgtccccagctgtccccggtgtccccaatatccccaatatccccatctgtccccggtgtccccatctgtccccatctgtcccagctgtccaaatctgtccccagctgttccccagctgtccccagtcTCCCcatctgtcccagtgtccccagctgtccccatctgtccccggtgtccccatcTGTCCCTGGGTATCcgtggctgtccccagctgtccccagtgtccccagctgtccccagctgtcccagctgtccccagtgtccccagctgtccccagtgtccccatctgtccccgtgtccccagctgtccccagtgtccccacgcggtccccggtgtccccaggctgtccccagagtgtccccatctgtccctgtcccagtgtccccagctgtccgGGTGTCCCCATCTGTGcccgctgtgtccccagctgtccagCTGTGGGTCTCCCAGCGGTCCCGGtggtccccatgtccctgtccctcgGGTCCCCCATCCCGGTCCCACGTGTCCCGTGTCGCTGCGTGCGCGGTGTCCGGGGCCGGCGCTCGGTGGTGGCCGCGGCCCCACTGGAGCTGGGGCGCCTGGCGGGGGTTGGGGACacggccctgtccctgtccctgcggCCCCGCACACGCAAGGTGACAACGGCGACGCTGCGGCTGCGGCTGCGCGGGCTCGTCCTCATGGAGGGACACCCCACGTACGgcttggggacatcggggggacattggggacattggggggatttgggacattggggggatttgggacattggggcattggagacattggggaatggggagggggacattggggacatcaggggacattggggacattggggacatcaggggaaCATTGGGAGATTGGGGAACTTGaagggacatcagggacatcatggggacggggggacatggggacatctggggacatggggacattgggggattgggggacattggggagacatgaggggacatggggacattgagggatttggggaattgggggattgggagggacattggggacatcgagagaggacaggggacattggggacggggacattggggacatgaggggacatcgagggacattgagggacagggggacattgggagacattggggaaggggaggacagttggggacatcggggggaCTTGGGGACATCAAggaggaatggggacagggagaacattgggggatttgggacactggggacattgaggggacattggggacatcagggggacTGGGGGACTtgaggacattgaggggacatttgggacattggggacattgaagtgacattggggggacattggggacatcagggaggaacggggacattggggacattgggggaatGGTGACACCAGGGGGTCCCCATTGAGGCTGGGGGGGCCTTGGTGACCCCCCCGGTGACCCCCTGGTGACActgtccccccccccagggACGAGGACATGCAGAGTGTCACCAGCCTGAGCCCCCCCGGGGACGTGGCCGACCTTGGGGACTTCGAGAGTGACCCCGAGGACGagggggggacacacagggcgGGGGGCGCCACCCCTGCGCCCCGAGGTGTGTCCACAATGTCAccaatgtgtccccagtgtccccaaccccgcccggtgtccccaatgtgtccccagtgtccccaggtgtcctcaatgtgtccccaatgtcccacccACGGTGtcccaatgtgtccccaatgaTCCCAAAGTGTCCCAAGTGTCTCCAtatgtccccagtgtgtcccaaaTGTGACCTCAAATGTGTCCCAATGTgttcccagtgtgtccccaatgtgtccccaaatgtcccaaatgtccccaaatgtgtccccaatgtgttCTCCAGAGTGTCCAATGTCCTCAGtgtgtcccaaatgtcccaaagtGTCCCAAGGTGTTCCAATGTGTCCCCAAGTAGTCCCAAAGTGTCCCAAAtatgtccccaaagtgtccccaatgtccccaaccccccccccccagtgtccccccaatTCCGGGGGTGTCTCTGGAttggggggggggtccctgaCCGGCCTctccccccccctcccagcGCCCCCTCCCAGCCGGGACCCCCCCAATTTGGGGACACGGAGGgaccccccacagcccccccccGAAATAACCACGGTGAGTGGGGGGCGGGGACCCCTGAattggggggggaggggaatgTGGGGACCCCCTCAATGGAGGGGGGGGGGTCCCATGGGAGTTTGGGGGggtctctctgtgctgggggggtctctgtgttttgggggtctctctgtATTGAGGGGTCTCTCTATATTGGGGGGGTCTCTCTGTattggggggggtccctgggtttTGGGGCGGGGTCTCTCTGTATTGGGGGTCTCGCTCTATGCTGGGGGATCTCTCTGTATTTGGGGGTCtctctgtgttttgggggtctctctgtATTGGGGGGCTCTCTCTGTATTAGGGGAGGGGTCTCTCGATGCTgaccccctccccattttccccccaggacccccccggGGGTCGCGGGGCGCTCCTGGCCTGGTGCCGGGGGGTCACGGCCGGGTACCCGGGGGTCTCCATCGCCGATTTCGGGGGGTCCTGGAGCAGCGGGTTGGGGTTCTGCGCCCTCCTGCACCGGCTGAGACCCCGAGAGATGGAGGGGTGGGgcactggggcagagggaggggagggcttggggggtcctggggggggttggggaccCTGGGAtgtctgggggtttgggggtacATGGAGGGTTGAGGGTCCTGAGGTTGGGGAAACTTGGGGGGGGGTCTGGATGTTTGGGGGAgtcctggggggtttggggggtcctgggggtcctggaggtTTGGGAggagtggggtttgggggacttgggggggtcctgggggtattggggggatcctggggggttctgggggtttgggggacaCATGAAGGTCAGGAAAGTTTGGGAGGGGACatgaaggggtttgggggggatagggggggatcctggggggtttgggggggtcctggagggttTAAGGGGGGGTCACAGTTGGATCCTTGGGGTTTTAGAGGGATCTTGGGGGGTCCTGTgtggtttggggggtcctggggggttctgtggggtttggggggatcctggggggGTCCTTGGGGTTTCGGGGggtcctgtggggtttgggggggtcccaggggacAGAGAGGACCCCTGGGGGAATTGGGGCACAAGGGGGGCGGTTGAGGAGCAATTTGGGGGTTCACCCATGGATGGGGAGGGGTCAGAGCCCCCCTGAAATGTTGGGGGGacccttttggggggggggggttgggtcACTTGGGGACCCCCACAGTgaccaaacccccccccctccccgcaGTGATTTCAGCGCTCTGGACCCCCGGGACCACCGGGGCAACAACAAACGGGTGcgtggggggggccgggggggggtcCAGGCTTGGGGGTCCCCCCCCACCTTgaccccccccctccccaaattcccctccccccctcTGCAGGCCTTCGATGCCTTCGCTGCCCTGGGGGTCCCGCGGCTCCTGGACCCCTCGGACATGGAGACCCCCGACAGCCTGGGGGTCATGACCTTCCTCAGCCAGGTCCGGGCAatcctggggacccccccggggacccccccgGACCCTCGGAGTGACGTCACCAAGGGGGGGCCCCAAGAGAACCCCCCGGACCCCCAGAGCGGCTCCATCGAGGAGGGGAGACCCCCGGAATCACCGGGTGACGTCATCGAGGGGGGGCCCCAAACGacccccccagagacccccccggACCTTCGGAGTGACGTCATAAAGGGAGGACCCCAAACGACCCCCCAGGGGACACCCCCTGACCCCCTGAGTGACGTCATCgaggggggaccccaaaccaaacccccagGGAGGCCCTCGGACCTTCGGAGTGACGTCATCGAGGGGGGACCCCAAACGACCCCCCCGGACCTTCAGAGTGACGTCATCGAGGGGGGACCCCAAACGACGCCGCCGGGGACACCCCTAAACCCCCAGAGTGACGTCATCgaggggggaccccaaaccaaacccccagGGACGCCCCCGGACCTTTGGAGTGACGTCATcgaggggggaccccaaaagaCCCCCCCGGGGACGCCCCCAGATTCCCGGAGTGACGTCACagaggggggaccccaaacGCCCCCTCCAGAAACTCCCCCGGACCTTCAGAGTGACGTCACCGAGGGGAGACCCCAAACGACGCCCCCGGGGACACCCTTAAACCCCCAGAGTGACGTCATCGAGGGGGGGCCCCAAACGACCCCCCCGCGCCCCCAGAGCGGCTCCATTgaggaggagccccaagagccccccctggacccccagatccccccagagaccccaacGGGGAccccccagaaaccccaaatcagCGTCAGCGAGGGGGGGCCCCAAGagacccccccagaccccccccagatggacacagagcagggggagacccccccagagccccccatgGAGGGGGagcccccccaggacccccaaaccgAGACCCTGAATGAGGGGGGGAgccccccccgggacccccggctCGGCCCCGTTGAGGGGGAGCCCCCCCAAGACCCCCCCCCagtatttggggagggggcggcagTGCCCGAGCcccccccccgctccccccggcccgtgggggtggggaggggtctccccACGCCCCCCCCCCGCTCCAGGAGCTTCCCCCGCCTgcgggaccccccccccaaggTGAGACCCCCCCCCCatcagagacccccaaaatgcccctcCCGAACCCCCCCGAccccccctctgtccccagggtgacGTCGGGacccccccagagacccccagggaGCCCCCGGAGACCCCCGAGGAGGAGAGCGGGGTAAGGGGGCAcgggggggacattggggacaatggggacagtgggggggacatggggacagtggggacaatggggacatggggagggggggacatggggacagtgggggggacactggggacagggggaggggGACATtgtgaggagggcagggacagccatgggtgacacagaggtgacaccgATGTCCCCacggtgacagggacagtgggtgacacaggggtgacacagaggtgacaccgATGTCCCCacggtgacagggacagtgggtgacacaggggtgacacaggggtgacaccgATGTCCCCacggtgacagggacagtgggtgacacagaggtgacacagaggtgacaccgATGTCCCCacggtgacagggacagtgggtgacacaggggtgacacaggggtgacaccgATGTCCCCatgggtgacagggacagtgggtgacagcagagctgctggccctggagcaggagcaggcccGGTTGGACGCTCAGGCCCCGGCGCTGGAGCGGGAACTGCGGGAGCTGATGGACAGcggtgaggggacattggggacacactggggacattggggggacagcaaggacaggggGATGTTTGGGACAGGGgcattggggtttggggacagagaggggtcattggggacattgggcaTTGAGGACAAGGGAAaggagggacaccagggggacaTCGAGGGCACGTggcccacaatgtccccaatgtccttgatgtccccaatgtccctgatttccccaacgtccccaatttccctgatgtccccaatccccaatatccccaatgtccccaatgtccccatgtccccaatgtccccattgtcccccaatgtccccagtcccccaatgtccctgatgtccccactgtacccaatgtccccaacatccctaatgtccccaatgccccaatgtccccaatattCCCTAATattccccaatatccccaatcCCCTCGATGTCCCAAAtatcccccattgtccccagtccccccGATGTCATCactgtccccaacatccccgctgtccccaatcccctcattgtccccaacgtccccgctgtccccgtgtccccaggcgCGGACCCCGCCCGCGAGGAGCGGCTGCTCCGGGCCTGGTTCTCGCTGGTGCAGCAGCGGAATTTGCTGGTGCGGCGCCAggaccagctgcagctgctgtgagggGACAGCGGCGACACCGCGGTGACACCGCGGTGACATCGCTGCGACATCGCCACactccccccgtgtcccctccctgtgcccccccccGGCTCCCGTGTCCGGGATGCTGCGGgaggggctctgccagccccggTGACATCTCCTTGTCCCCTTTTGTCCCCGTTTTTGTCCCCTCGTGTCACCCCCAGGGCGCAGGAGCGGGACCTGGAGCGGCGCTTTGAGCTGCTGAGCCGGGAGCTgcgggggctgctggggacagagggtgCGACaatggggacatcggggacatcggggggacatcattggggacattgggaacagGGGGGCAGTGGGgcattgaggggacattggggacactgggacctAGAGGGGATATTGGGGATGGGGGGGACAtcggggggacattggggacattgggaacagGGGGGCAGTGGGGcattgaggggacactggggacaggggaggacATGGAGACAGAGGGTGCaacattggggacaggggggacactggggacatcgacactggggggacactggggacattagGACAtcgaggggacactggggacattgggacatcgaggggacactggggacgttggggggacattggggatgggGGAACATTGGGAACATCGAGGGGACATTCTGGACACACTGGGGACGGGGACATTGGGAACAAAGGGTaggatggggacattggggatggaGAGAACATTGGAGGGGACAGGAgaacatttggggacactggggatggcaGGAGAACATTTGTGGGGACATCgggtgggacatggggacattgggaacacttagggacatttggggacacagacacagcGGGTGCCAGGCACAGAAGGAGGCACCGGGGGGGGGACACAAAGGCATTTGGGGactttttggggacatttggggacttTTTTGGGGACATCCCCAGAGTGGCAGAAGCCGCCGGCGCAGCGCGAACGCGAGCAGCTCTTACTGGAGgaactggtggcactggtgaaCCGGCGGGACCGGCTGGTGCGGGACCGGCACCGCCGCGAGAGCaggtggggacaccgggggacagcgtggggacaccgtggggacagcgtggggacaccggggggacaccgggggaaCACCGGGGAGACAG encodes the following:
- the EHBP1L1 gene encoding EH domain-binding protein 1-like protein 1 → MPRDPQDTLGATLDPSLGFPETPGSHLRAPPGHGSRLNTRGSRGVHGERVEAAAARGETRGQSSLRGHAGGAAGGGGGQLPRRWQPGIQDPRRGMVVWVVPETLEVVVTLYRDPQAAAFDDKTWNFLVVNVSRGRRSVVAAAPLELGRLAGVGDTALSLSLRPRTRKVTTATLRLRLRGLVLMEGHPTDEDMQSVTSLSPPGDVADLGDFESDPEDEGGTHRAGGATPAPRAPPPSRDPPNLGTRRDPPQPPPEITTDPPGGRGALLAWCRGVTAGYPGVSIADFGGSWSSGLGFCALLHRLRPREMEGDFSALDPRDHRGNNKRAFDAFAALGVPRLLDPSDMETPDSLGVMTFLSQVRAILGTPPGTPPDPRSDVTKGGPQENPPDPQSGSIEEGRPPESPGDVIEGGPQTTPPETPPDLRSDVIKGGPQTTPQGTPPDPLSDVIEGGPQTKPPGRPSDLRSDVIEGGPQTTPPDLQSDVIEGGPQTTPPGTPLNPQSDVIEGGPQTKPPGTPPDLWSDVIEGGPQKTPPGTPPDSRSDVTEGGPQTPPPETPPDLQSDVTEGRPQTTPPGTPLNPQSDVIEGGPQTTPPRPQSGSIEEEPQEPPLDPQIPPETPTGTPQKPQISVSEGGPQETPPDPPQMDTEQGETPPEPPMEGEPPQDPQTETLNEGGSPPRDPRLGPVEGEPPQDPPPVFGEGAAVPEPPPRSPRPVGVGRGLPTPPPRSRSFPRLRDPPPKGDVGTPPETPREPPETPEEESGGQWVTAELLALEQEQARLDAQAPALERELRELMDSGADPAREERLLRAWFSLVQQRNLLVRRQDQLQLLAQERDLERRFELLSRELRGLLGTEEWQKPPAQREREQLLLEELVALVNRRDRLVRDRHRRESRALEEDEELRRSLEPRRRRFGRRETCGIC